One genomic region from Terriglobus aquaticus encodes:
- the mfd gene encoding transcription-repair coupling factor, which produces MILPFVREMVAELEHTDAFERTRRHLAGGMGRRRISGLTATARALYLPLLIRGTDAPVLLLVSDNKAAEALHQALVATCDLTGALKCEEVLRLPAHDVLPFENLSPHAEIQEQRASTLWKICSGKARVVIAPLESACMRLFSREYYAGLALEIRRGEEYDTDMLLAHLLEVGYTRVDVVEMPGQVTLRGGIMDVYSPEMDRPVRLDFFGDEIESMRKFDPETQRSSSPVDEIVLLPLTETPVTKKLLGAVHQRLSRGGAAGAQIEGGEQPRELDVEVNEVSVFPGWEFFAPVAGAHSTILDLMGRSTRVFTEEPAMIKNQGERWWNKIEQRHDRAAIGSLVTPEDIYISPWHLDDLVKGAPGIELDQLGAVDVLEVDNSSYTGIEFATRPTMKFHGSIPAMVEQIKSLMNTDARILIAAANQGEVERLAGLLQEYGLPYRIGSRVQTSSGSATVYDESAHLQSNVRTPVILRIAIASGVQVLDMDKGAAHSVGKMFVLFGAQDLNDEADVHARPVQRKSKTSAFISDFRDLQVGDYVVHVEHGIAKYMGLRTIEQEGAPIELMILEFAEQAKLYVPLTRLDLIQKYRSSEGGPAPELNKMGGQAWAKAKARVKKAMQDMTAELLKLYAQRQAAQGYSYSPDSQMMREFEDAFDYQETDDQIAAIADIKRDMESTQPMDRLLCGDVGYGKTEVAMRAAFKAVQDSKQVAVLTPTTVLAFQHFQSFKKRFARFPVNVELISRFRTPKEQKRILEDAAAGKVDILIGTHRLISKDIAFQDLGLLIIDEEQRFGVRHKEQLKKLRAHIDVLSMSATPIPRTLHMSLLGLRDMSVIETPPKDRMAIQTIVAKFDEKLLRTAIELELERGGQAYFVHNRVETIYELASKIRELVPSARVITAHGQMGEGELERSMLAFMNHEYDVLCATSIIENGLDIAKANTIVINRADRHGLSELYQLRGRVGRSDRRAYAYLLIPPENELTEIARRRLAALKEFSDLGAGFKIAALDLELRGAGNMLGGEQSGHIEAIGFEMYTSMLQEAVSKIKGEAQEERPQVTLNLGMSLRIDATYIPEENQRLRMYKRIAGATDTGALADVRAEMLDRYGELPEAVVNLLGAAELRLQSERIHVSQIDRKRIQVEENRQKVFREFLLLKFDTKSKIDPGMLMKVVSRNTKRGAQFTPQGVLRWPLTSATAADVLAETKGLLEQLDLAPAAA; this is translated from the coding sequence ATGATTCTTCCTTTCGTCCGCGAAATGGTCGCGGAACTGGAGCACACGGACGCCTTTGAGCGCACCCGCCGCCACCTGGCCGGCGGCATGGGCCGCCGCCGCATTAGCGGCCTCACGGCCACCGCCCGCGCGCTCTACCTGCCGCTGCTCATCCGCGGGACTGATGCGCCCGTGCTGCTCCTGGTCAGCGACAACAAGGCCGCGGAGGCGCTGCATCAGGCCTTGGTCGCAACCTGCGACCTGACCGGCGCGCTCAAGTGCGAAGAAGTCCTGCGCCTGCCCGCACACGACGTTCTGCCTTTCGAGAACCTCTCGCCACATGCCGAGATTCAGGAACAGCGCGCCTCCACGCTCTGGAAGATTTGCAGCGGCAAGGCTCGCGTGGTGATCGCGCCGCTTGAATCGGCCTGCATGCGCCTGTTCAGCCGCGAGTACTACGCCGGGCTTGCGCTCGAAATCCGCCGCGGCGAAGAGTACGACACCGACATGCTACTGGCCCACCTGCTCGAGGTTGGTTACACGCGCGTCGACGTCGTCGAGATGCCCGGCCAGGTCACGTTGCGCGGCGGCATCATGGACGTCTACTCGCCCGAAATGGACCGCCCTGTGCGCCTCGACTTCTTCGGCGACGAGATCGAGTCCATGCGCAAGTTCGATCCGGAAACGCAGCGTTCCTCCTCACCCGTGGACGAGATCGTTCTTCTGCCGCTCACCGAAACGCCGGTCACTAAGAAGCTGCTTGGAGCCGTGCACCAGCGCCTTTCACGCGGAGGCGCAGCAGGTGCTCAGATCGAAGGTGGCGAACAGCCGCGGGAACTCGACGTCGAAGTGAACGAAGTCTCGGTCTTTCCCGGCTGGGAGTTCTTCGCGCCCGTCGCCGGCGCGCACTCCACCATCCTCGACCTCATGGGCCGCTCCACGCGCGTCTTCACCGAAGAGCCCGCCATGATCAAGAACCAGGGCGAGCGCTGGTGGAACAAGATCGAGCAGCGGCACGACCGCGCGGCCATCGGCTCGCTCGTCACGCCCGAGGACATCTACATCTCGCCCTGGCACCTGGACGACCTCGTCAAGGGCGCGCCCGGCATCGAGCTCGACCAACTCGGCGCCGTCGATGTTCTCGAAGTGGACAACTCCTCTTACACCGGCATCGAGTTCGCCACGCGTCCCACCATGAAGTTCCATGGCTCCATTCCGGCCATGGTCGAGCAGATCAAGTCGCTCATGAACACCGACGCGCGCATCCTGATCGCCGCCGCGAACCAGGGCGAAGTTGAGCGCCTCGCTGGCCTCCTTCAGGAGTACGGCTTGCCCTACCGCATCGGCTCGCGCGTGCAGACCTCCAGCGGCTCCGCCACCGTCTACGACGAGTCGGCGCACCTGCAAAGCAACGTGCGCACGCCCGTCATCCTTCGAATCGCCATCGCCAGCGGCGTGCAGGTGCTGGACATGGACAAGGGCGCGGCGCACTCCGTCGGCAAGATGTTCGTGCTCTTCGGCGCACAGGATCTTAACGATGAGGCCGACGTGCACGCGCGCCCCGTGCAGCGCAAATCGAAAACTTCGGCCTTCATCTCCGACTTCCGCGACCTGCAGGTGGGCGACTACGTCGTGCACGTGGAACACGGCATCGCGAAGTACATGGGCCTGCGCACCATTGAGCAGGAAGGCGCACCCATCGAGCTCATGATCCTCGAGTTCGCTGAGCAGGCCAAGCTGTACGTCCCGCTCACACGGCTCGACCTGATCCAGAAATACCGCTCGAGCGAAGGCGGCCCGGCGCCCGAACTGAACAAGATGGGCGGCCAGGCCTGGGCCAAGGCCAAGGCACGCGTCAAGAAGGCCATGCAGGACATGACGGCCGAGCTGCTGAAGCTGTACGCGCAGCGCCAGGCCGCGCAGGGCTACAGCTACTCGCCCGATTCGCAGATGATGCGCGAGTTTGAAGACGCCTTCGACTACCAGGAAACCGACGACCAGATCGCCGCCATCGCCGACATCAAGCGCGACATGGAATCCACGCAGCCCATGGATCGCCTCTTGTGCGGCGACGTAGGCTACGGAAAAACCGAAGTCGCCATGCGCGCCGCATTCAAGGCCGTGCAGGATTCCAAGCAGGTTGCCGTCCTCACACCCACTACCGTCCTTGCCTTCCAGCATTTTCAAAGCTTTAAAAAGCGCTTCGCTCGTTTCCCCGTCAACGTCGAACTCATCTCGCGCTTCCGCACGCCGAAAGAGCAGAAGAGGATTCTTGAGGATGCCGCCGCTGGGAAGGTCGACATCCTCATCGGCACGCACCGCCTCATCTCGAAAGACATCGCTTTCCAGGACCTAGGCTTGCTCATCATCGACGAGGAGCAGCGCTTCGGCGTGCGCCACAAGGAACAGCTCAAGAAGCTGCGCGCGCACATCGACGTGCTCTCGATGTCGGCCACACCCATTCCACGCACGCTGCACATGAGTCTGCTCGGCCTGCGCGACATGTCCGTCATCGAGACGCCGCCCAAGGATCGCATGGCCATCCAGACCATCGTGGCCAAGTTCGATGAGAAGCTGTTGCGCACCGCGATCGAGCTGGAACTCGAACGCGGCGGCCAGGCTTACTTCGTGCACAACCGTGTAGAGACGATCTACGAACTCGCGTCGAAGATCCGCGAGCTCGTACCCTCAGCACGCGTCATCACCGCACACGGCCAGATGGGCGAAGGCGAACTCGAACGATCCATGCTTGCCTTCATGAATCACGAGTACGACGTGCTGTGCGCGACCAGCATCATCGAGAACGGCCTGGACATCGCGAAGGCGAACACCATTGTCATAAATCGCGCGGACCGCCACGGCCTTTCGGAGCTCTACCAGCTTCGCGGCCGCGTCGGCCGCAGCGATCGCCGCGCCTACGCCTACCTGCTCATCCCGCCAGAGAATGAACTGACCGAAATCGCACGCCGCCGCCTCGCCGCGCTCAAGGAGTTCAGCGACCTGGGTGCCGGCTTCAAAATTGCCGCGCTCGATTTGGAACTGCGCGGTGCCGGCAACATGCTCGGCGGCGAACAGAGCGGCCACATCGAAGCCATCGGCTTTGAGATGTACACGAGCATGCTGCAGGAAGCTGTCAGCAAGATCAAAGGTGAGGCACAGGAAGAGCGGCCGCAGGTCACGCTCAACCTCGGCATGTCGCTGCGCATCGACGCCACGTACATCCCCGAAGAAAACCAGCGCCTGCGCATGTACAAGCGCATCGCCGGCGCAACGGACACAGGCGCCCTTGCAGATGTACGCGCCGAGATGCTCGACCGCTACGGTGAACTTCCCGAAGCCGTGGTCAACCTGCTGGGCGCCGCAGAACTACGTCTGCAATCCGAACGCATCCACGTCTCGCAGATCGACCGCAAGCGCATCCAGGTCGAGGAGAATCGGCAGAAGGTCTTCCGCGAATTCCTCCTGCTCAAGTTCGACACCAAGTCCAAGATCGATCCCGGCATGCTGATGAAGGTCGTCAGCCGAAACACCAAGCGCGGCGCACAGTTCACGCCACAAGGCGTCCTGCGCTGGCCGCTCACGAGCGCGACCGCTGCGGACGTCCTCGCCGAAACAAAAGGCCTGCTCGAACAGCTTGATCTCGCTCCCGCCGCAGCGTAG
- a CDS encoding acyltransferase family protein encodes MPNESSKAQIRALTGLRGIAAAFVVVYHFLSTHHFSHNPANNILQHGYLTVDLFFVLSGFVMALNYGKLFAQGFSRHAYAGFLWRRIARVYPLYLVMTVTAFIIFSTGLVVFRPEHPLWRLLISNLLMVQAWGVDWSLDFPGWSISTEWAAYLLFPVLFAVTMKRRWGAAIAAGCASLAALGALCLYVGPLAPREPANALLNLWFYFDGLPVVRCLAGFTLGILTFRVFGTGWGQRFARHQVTAVTLILVLLAMLVVPKTDFAIVALFPLLILSLAADATAPARALTSRPLYFLGEISYSVYLVHGLIAPWVIDLAAYLPSHHVGHPRLVAAAFGIAATSLVSVAAYRWIEVPGRRWGRKFFEPARANRASDQRRELRAEPSGL; translated from the coding sequence ATGCCCAACGAGTCATCGAAGGCCCAGATCCGAGCTCTGACGGGCCTGCGCGGTATCGCCGCGGCGTTTGTGGTTGTGTATCACTTCCTGTCTACGCATCATTTCTCGCACAATCCCGCGAACAACATCCTGCAGCACGGGTACCTGACCGTGGATCTGTTCTTTGTGTTGAGCGGGTTTGTCATGGCGCTGAACTACGGGAAGCTGTTTGCACAGGGCTTCTCACGGCATGCCTATGCAGGCTTTCTGTGGCGCAGAATCGCGCGAGTGTACCCGCTGTACCTGGTCATGACGGTAACGGCCTTCATCATCTTCTCGACCGGCTTGGTGGTGTTCCGACCGGAGCATCCGTTGTGGCGCCTCCTGATCAGCAATCTTTTGATGGTGCAGGCGTGGGGCGTGGATTGGAGCCTGGACTTTCCGGGCTGGTCGATCAGTACCGAGTGGGCAGCGTACTTGCTGTTTCCAGTGCTGTTCGCTGTCACCATGAAGCGGCGTTGGGGAGCGGCTATTGCTGCCGGATGCGCTTCGCTGGCCGCTTTGGGAGCGCTCTGCCTCTACGTTGGTCCGCTTGCGCCCCGCGAACCCGCGAATGCCTTACTGAATCTGTGGTTCTATTTCGATGGATTGCCGGTTGTTCGGTGCCTTGCGGGCTTCACGCTGGGCATTCTCACGTTTCGCGTTTTCGGAACCGGGTGGGGACAGCGATTCGCTCGCCACCAGGTCACGGCTGTCACCCTCATTCTGGTTCTTCTGGCCATGCTGGTCGTGCCGAAAACTGACTTCGCTATCGTCGCTTTGTTTCCGCTTCTGATCCTGAGCCTTGCCGCGGATGCTACGGCGCCAGCGCGTGCACTCACGTCGCGGCCGCTGTATTTCCTTGGCGAGATCTCTTACAGCGTGTACCTGGTGCACGGTCTGATTGCCCCTTGGGTGATCGACCTCGCTGCGTACCTTCCGAGTCACCACGTCGGGCATCCTCGGCTTGTCGCCGCGGCATTTGGAATCGCTGCAACAAGCCTGGTGTCCGTGGCCGCCTACCGCTGGATCGAGGTTCCTGGACGGAGATGGGGACGAAAGTTCTTCGAACCAGCTCGTGCGAACCGGGCGAGTGACCAGAGGAGAGAACTTCGCGCGGAGCCAAGCGGTCTTTAG